One window from the genome of Cryobacterium sp. GrIS_2_6 encodes:
- a CDS encoding CGNR zinc finger domain-containing protein produces MQFAHDTVESLEFAVDLGNTDPAASRSGTDELATLEQLADFLADYPFSGRIDGDELERLDVLRARDEVRLVWTRDRDTAALQVNAMLAEARALPYLARHDASDWHLHATTPDAPLGERLRVEASLALMDVIRMDEMQRLRSCEAYDCAGLILDLSRNGSKRFCSARCGSRMNMIAFRKRKGNGADAGAAG; encoded by the coding sequence ATGCAGTTTGCCCATGACACCGTGGAGTCGCTCGAGTTCGCGGTTGACCTCGGTAACACCGATCCCGCGGCCTCCCGCAGCGGCACGGATGAGCTCGCGACCCTTGAACAGCTCGCGGACTTCCTCGCCGACTATCCCTTCTCCGGCCGTATCGACGGCGACGAGCTCGAACGGCTCGACGTGCTGCGCGCCCGCGACGAGGTGCGGCTCGTCTGGACCCGCGACCGCGACACTGCAGCGCTCCAGGTCAACGCCATGCTCGCCGAGGCCAGGGCCCTGCCGTACCTCGCCCGGCACGACGCATCCGACTGGCACCTGCACGCGACCACGCCCGACGCCCCGCTTGGCGAACGCCTGCGCGTGGAAGCCTCGCTGGCCCTGATGGACGTGATCCGGATGGACGAGATGCAGCGGCTGCGCAGCTGCGAAGCGTATGACTGCGCCGGCCTGATCCTCGACCTCTCGCGCAACGGGTCCAAGCGCTTCTGCAGCGCGCGGTGCGGCAGCCGGATGAACATGATCGCGTTCCGGAAGCGGAAGGGGAATGGCGCGGACGCGGGCGCGGCGGGCTGA
- a CDS encoding HepT-like ribonuclease domain-containing protein, whose amino-acid sequence MTHEFDRTDALIADIRDLVRHANLITARGRKVFFDRADRTRQLAAKAIVIDLQTAVERLPATYRDKHPEVAWAELRAMRNYLAHDYANTDYQIVWNALVTDFPRLLRQLGLAEG is encoded by the coding sequence ATGACCCACGAATTCGACCGAACGGATGCGCTGATCGCGGACATCCGCGACCTCGTGCGTCACGCGAACCTCATCACCGCACGCGGCCGGAAGGTCTTCTTCGACCGGGCGGACCGCACGCGGCAGCTCGCGGCCAAGGCCATCGTGATCGACCTGCAAACCGCGGTTGAGCGGCTCCCGGCCACGTACCGGGACAAACACCCGGAAGTCGCCTGGGCAGAGTTGCGTGCCATGCGGAACTATCTCGCCCATGACTACGCGAACACCGACTATCAGATCGTCTGGAACGCGCTCGTCACGGACTTTCCCCGGCTTCTGCGGCAGCTGGGCCTTGCCGAGGGCTGA
- a CDS encoding DMT family transporter, with protein MKISSPSAGLAVAVIGSLSFGTSGAFIKPLLEAGWSPSAAVTARVLLGGLVLLPLALVSLRGSWPALWRARWRVLAMALAGVAATQFFYFAAIQTIPVATAALIELLAPLLLVGVVWAMTRRIPHALVLVGSLFAVGGLVLVVGPGAIRAVDPLGLAFAACAMVGCAIYFVMAARPSEGLPPVGFAAAGLVLGGLVLGGLGVTGVLPLFATFGPVPLAGTALPWWVPLVIVAVVSTALAYVAGITSAEALGSRLASFVSLLEVVFAALFAWLLLGEQLTPLQLLGGALILGGIAAVRAAGSETAIPATLEPLIPVPVVADAGVVEPVTANEYRG; from the coding sequence ATGAAGATCTCGTCCCCCTCAGCGGGTCTCGCAGTGGCGGTCATCGGCTCGCTCTCCTTCGGCACCTCCGGTGCGTTCATCAAGCCCCTGCTCGAGGCCGGCTGGTCCCCGAGCGCCGCCGTCACCGCACGCGTGCTCCTCGGCGGGCTCGTGCTGCTGCCGCTCGCCCTGGTCTCGTTGCGCGGATCCTGGCCCGCCCTGTGGCGGGCACGGTGGCGCGTGCTCGCGATGGCCCTCGCCGGCGTCGCGGCCACCCAGTTCTTCTACTTCGCCGCGATCCAGACCATTCCCGTGGCGACGGCCGCGCTCATCGAACTTCTCGCGCCGCTGCTTCTGGTCGGCGTCGTGTGGGCGATGACCCGGCGCATCCCGCACGCCCTGGTCCTGGTCGGGTCGCTGTTCGCCGTCGGCGGGCTCGTGCTCGTGGTCGGCCCCGGCGCGATTCGGGCGGTCGACCCGCTCGGCCTCGCCTTCGCCGCCTGTGCCATGGTCGGCTGCGCGATCTACTTCGTCATGGCCGCCCGCCCGAGCGAGGGGCTGCCCCCGGTCGGGTTCGCGGCCGCGGGACTCGTGCTCGGCGGCCTCGTACTCGGCGGGCTGGGCGTCACCGGCGTTCTCCCCCTCTTCGCGACGTTCGGCCCGGTGCCTCTCGCGGGCACCGCCCTGCCCTGGTGGGTGCCGCTCGTCATCGTCGCGGTCGTCAGCACCGCACTCGCCTACGTCGCCGGAATCACCTCAGCCGAAGCCCTCGGGTCCCGGCTCGCCTCCTTCGTCTCACTGCTCGAGGTCGTCTTCGCGGCCCTGTTCGCCTGGCTGCTGCTCGGCGAGCAGCTCACACCCCTCCAACTCCTCGGCGGCGCGCTCATCCTCGGCGGCATCGCGGCCGTGCGTGCGGCCGGCTCCGAAACCGCCATTCCCGCCACGCTCGAACCGCTCATCCCGGTACCGGTCGTGGCCGACGCCGGGGTCGTCGAGCCTGTGACGGCCAACGAATACCGAGGCTGA
- a CDS encoding DUF429 domain-containing protein yields the protein MNYIGVDLAWGEGTTTKTANETGLALIDASGTVLDAGWARGIDAVAAWVITRAAPGDVIAIDAPLVVANTTGMRACEREVAQRYGQWQVYANPSNLGLPWLGGVTLRTRLEQAGFAYTDGSRPPLPEEVQFFECYPYTTLVGAPELGYDVERPRYKRFNPALPSPAARRDFRAAECDDLLQRMLRLTDIRPALDLRSHPTTATLLEEASPLNDAAYKHREDLLDATLCAWTAALWAQFGTERCQVLGATDGPDAEGRVPVIIAPARPEQRPGGRVARPKHH from the coding sequence GTGAACTACATCGGCGTGGACCTCGCCTGGGGCGAAGGCACGACGACCAAAACCGCCAACGAAACCGGCCTGGCGCTGATCGACGCGTCCGGAACCGTGCTCGACGCCGGCTGGGCACGCGGCATCGATGCCGTCGCCGCCTGGGTCATCACGCGAGCGGCACCCGGCGACGTGATCGCGATCGACGCGCCCCTCGTCGTCGCGAACACGACCGGCATGCGCGCCTGCGAACGCGAAGTCGCCCAGCGCTACGGCCAGTGGCAGGTCTACGCCAACCCCTCCAACCTCGGCCTCCCCTGGCTCGGCGGTGTCACCCTCCGCACGCGCCTCGAGCAGGCCGGATTCGCCTACACCGACGGCAGCAGGCCACCCCTCCCCGAGGAGGTCCAGTTCTTCGAGTGCTACCCGTACACGACCCTGGTGGGCGCGCCCGAACTCGGGTACGACGTGGAGCGCCCGCGCTACAAACGCTTCAACCCGGCGCTGCCGTCCCCCGCGGCCCGGCGCGATTTCCGCGCCGCCGAATGCGACGACCTCCTGCAGCGGATGCTGCGCCTCACCGACATCCGCCCGGCTCTCGACCTCCGGTCCCACCCGACCACAGCGACCCTGCTCGAGGAAGCCTCTCCCCTGAACGACGCCGCATACAAGCACCGCGAGGACCTCCTCGACGCCACCCTCTGCGCGTGGACCGCCGCCCTCTGGGCCCAGTTCGGCACCGAACGATGCCAGGTTCTCGGGGCGACCGACGGCCCGGATGCCGAGGGGCGCGTGCCGGTCATTATCGCGCCCGCTCGGCCCGAGCAACGCCCCGGCGGGCGGGTGGCTCGGCCCAAGCACCACTAA
- a CDS encoding nucleotidyltransferase domain-containing protein has product MNTAESILEARARAGLSQSQLAVRAAVPQPNLSAYESGRVQPRPETLARIMAATAERPSVVLQRGRERVLELAARRRAGNVRVFGSIARGTDAVGSDIDLLVAFSPEASILDAAGLVLDLELLLGVRVDVMSDRAEGSIRDRAVAEAVPL; this is encoded by the coding sequence ATGAACACAGCGGAGAGCATTCTCGAGGCACGCGCGCGCGCCGGGCTCTCGCAGAGCCAGCTCGCCGTGCGCGCCGCCGTGCCGCAGCCGAATCTCTCCGCTTACGAGTCCGGTCGGGTGCAGCCGCGCCCCGAAACCCTCGCCCGCATCATGGCCGCGACCGCCGAGCGACCATCGGTCGTGCTGCAGCGGGGGCGCGAGCGCGTGCTCGAGCTGGCCGCACGCCGCCGCGCCGGCAATGTGCGGGTCTTCGGGAGCATCGCCCGGGGCACGGATGCCGTCGGCAGCGATATTGACCTCCTCGTCGCATTCTCGCCCGAGGCATCGATCCTCGATGCGGCGGGCCTGGTCCTCGACCTTGAACTCCTTCTCGGCGTTCGGGTGGACGTGATGAGCGACCGGGCCGAGGGCAGCATCCGCGATCGTGCCGTCGCCGAGGCGGTGCCCCTGTGA
- a CDS encoding DUF2256 and DUF3253 domain-containing protein: MAHRQRKPADPDAAGDRADKTCASCGRRIQWRAKWANNWDSVKYCSATCRGHGVTATDLWLEETIATLLSARATDATICPSEAAKEVGAEEWRGLMEPARRAARRMVARGELEITQGGIVVDPSTAKGPILLRRPH, from the coding sequence ATGGCTCACCGACAGCGAAAACCGGCCGATCCCGACGCCGCGGGTGACCGGGCGGACAAGACGTGCGCGTCGTGCGGCCGGCGCATCCAGTGGCGCGCGAAGTGGGCGAACAACTGGGATTCGGTGAAGTACTGCTCGGCCACGTGCCGAGGACACGGTGTCACCGCGACCGACCTCTGGCTCGAAGAGACCATCGCGACACTGCTCAGTGCGCGGGCGACGGATGCCACGATCTGCCCCTCCGAGGCGGCGAAAGAGGTCGGTGCCGAGGAATGGCGCGGGCTCATGGAACCGGCCCGACGCGCCGCACGTCGCATGGTCGCCCGGGGCGAACTGGAGATCACGCAGGGAGGGATCGTGGTAGACCCGTCGACGGCGAAGGGTCCGATTTTGTTGCGGCGACCGCATTAG
- a CDS encoding DUF1648 domain-containing protein — translation MRDHSEPLPGDTVPPAGADALLHDYFDRLRGAAARLRIDIDADALADLLAHVEHRLDGSDRSDDTVLRVLAELGEPEALARAYTVDDRDSDVDGDFDTDRVFDSGVDHDGGTDAAARGPRDIAAGGVPRTHRAGRFLGVPYDTRQPTSERFASRSWDPRDPSILVPKALGIGWTVNFAALAVRAHLIRPDDEDEPFAEAPAWAVAATLAAPILAGVVFATLAAVTWAGLPETVPSHWGVTGEPDGYSSRTANLLLLSGFVLLPLLAAAWVHLARRAAWSRVAASAGSLALALVALVCLVQTLFAVQGGAGMWPTWIGLCLVLVLPLGLLVGVSRTGRAAEQRRDFASASKKGSVS, via the coding sequence GTGCGTGACCACTCCGAACCGTTACCCGGCGACACCGTCCCGCCTGCCGGAGCGGATGCGCTGCTCCACGACTACTTCGACCGCCTGCGCGGCGCCGCGGCGCGGCTGCGCATCGACATCGACGCGGACGCGCTCGCCGACCTGCTGGCGCACGTCGAGCATCGCCTCGACGGATCCGATCGCAGCGACGACACGGTGCTCCGGGTGCTGGCCGAGCTCGGAGAGCCCGAAGCGCTCGCGCGCGCATATACGGTCGATGATCGCGACTCTGACGTCGACGGCGACTTCGACACCGACCGAGTTTTTGACTCCGGCGTCGACCACGACGGGGGCACGGATGCCGCCGCTCGCGGCCCCCGGGACATCGCCGCCGGGGGAGTGCCGCGCACCCACCGGGCGGGCCGGTTCCTCGGCGTGCCGTATGACACCCGGCAGCCCACGTCGGAGCGCTTCGCGAGCCGGTCCTGGGACCCGCGCGACCCGAGCATCCTCGTGCCGAAGGCGCTCGGCATCGGCTGGACGGTCAACTTCGCCGCGCTCGCCGTGCGTGCTCACCTGATCCGGCCGGACGACGAGGACGAACCGTTCGCCGAGGCGCCCGCGTGGGCGGTCGCGGCGACCCTCGCCGCACCGATCCTCGCCGGGGTCGTGTTCGCCACCCTCGCGGCCGTGACCTGGGCCGGTCTGCCCGAAACCGTCCCCTCGCACTGGGGAGTCACCGGCGAGCCGGACGGCTACTCGAGCCGCACCGCCAACCTCCTGCTGCTGAGCGGGTTCGTGCTGCTGCCGCTGCTCGCCGCGGCCTGGGTGCACCTGGCCCGGCGGGCGGCGTGGAGCCGGGTCGCCGCATCCGCCGGGAGTCTTGCGCTTGCGCTCGTCGCGCTCGTCTGCCTGGTGCAGACCCTCTTCGCGGTGCAGGGCGGCGCCGGAATGTGGCCGACCTGGATCGGACTGTGCCTCGTGCTCGTGCTGCCGTTGGGGTTGCTCGTCGGTGTTTCCCGGACCGGTCGCGCCGCCGAACAACGCCGCGACTTCGCCTCGGCCTCGAAGAAGGGTTCCGTGTCATGA
- a CDS encoding ABC transporter ATP-binding protein — translation MSFAIRTRGLTKSYGEHRALDNVDLEVEEGSIFGFLGPNGAGKTTLLRMLTGLARPTSGGVQILGRDVTAVDDSIRARIGFLPDVPGFYDWMTGEEFLRFVGRLFAIDRRTLDDRVGMLLGLAGLTDVTTAIDGYSRGMKQRLGVAQALINAPQLLLLDEPTSALDPMGRRDVLDMLSSLRGRTTVFFSTHILSDVERVCDTVAILDHGRVVAHGPIQELTSRYAERKVILEVTDAAGDLAQDISREPWATSVAVGPTGALEITVTDMDAARRAIPVLVAARHTGLCRMDAGELGLEDVFVSLVGGGTG, via the coding sequence ATGAGTTTCGCGATCCGCACCCGTGGCCTGACCAAGTCCTATGGCGAGCACCGCGCGCTCGACAATGTCGATCTCGAGGTCGAGGAGGGCTCGATCTTCGGCTTCCTCGGCCCGAACGGCGCCGGGAAGACGACGCTGCTCCGGATGCTGACCGGGCTCGCCCGGCCGACGAGTGGCGGCGTGCAGATTCTCGGCCGCGACGTCACGGCCGTGGACGACTCGATCCGCGCCCGGATCGGCTTCCTGCCCGATGTGCCCGGCTTCTACGACTGGATGACCGGCGAGGAATTCCTCCGGTTCGTCGGTCGGCTCTTCGCGATCGACCGGCGCACTCTGGATGACCGCGTCGGCATGCTTCTCGGACTCGCCGGCCTGACCGACGTGACCACCGCGATCGACGGGTACTCCCGCGGCATGAAGCAACGGCTCGGGGTCGCCCAGGCGCTCATCAACGCGCCGCAGCTGCTCCTCCTCGACGAGCCGACGAGCGCCCTCGACCCGATGGGACGCCGCGACGTGCTCGACATGCTCAGCTCGCTGCGCGGGCGCACCACCGTATTCTTCTCGACGCATATCCTCTCCGACGTCGAGCGGGTCTGCGACACCGTCGCCATTCTCGACCACGGTCGCGTGGTCGCACACGGCCCGATTCAGGAACTCACGTCCCGCTACGCCGAACGCAAGGTGATCCTCGAGGTCACGGATGCCGCGGGCGACCTCGCGCAGGACATCTCCCGGGAGCCGTGGGCGACATCCGTTGCCGTGGGCCCGACCGGTGCCCTCGAAATCACGGTCACCGACATGGACGCGGCCCGCCGGGCCATCCCCGTGCTGGTCGCCGCCCGGCACACCGGTCTGTGCCGCATGGATGCCGGTGAGCTGGGCCTCGAAGACGTCTTCGTCAGTCTGGTCGGAGGGGGGACCGGATGA
- a CDS encoding PadR family transcriptional regulator, which yields MAIEGEAIPSQLRKGVVELAVLALLHRGEAYGAEIVDRLVQYPGLAISAGTAYPLLNRLKKTGLITSEWQESPVGPPRKYYRLSPAGERAFVAMTKVWTAMSADMTDLLGKDATRA from the coding sequence ATGGCGATCGAGGGCGAGGCGATTCCGTCTCAGTTGCGCAAGGGCGTGGTCGAGCTGGCCGTGCTCGCGTTGCTGCACCGGGGCGAGGCATACGGCGCCGAGATCGTCGACCGGCTGGTCCAATACCCGGGCCTCGCCATCAGCGCCGGCACCGCGTACCCGCTGCTGAACCGGCTGAAGAAGACCGGCCTGATCACCTCCGAGTGGCAGGAATCGCCCGTCGGCCCGCCGCGCAAGTACTACCGGCTGTCGCCCGCCGGCGAGCGGGCCTTCGTTGCGATGACGAAGGTCTGGACCGCGATGAGCGCCGACATGACCGACCTTCTGGGAAAGGACGCGACCCGTGCGTGA
- a CDS encoding PLD nuclease N-terminal domain-containing protein: protein MNMPLSSLPGWAWIVIAAIAVLQVTLDVIALVDLYRRPADRVLTGNKWVWVAVILLANLLGAILYLVVARKPAVLDAVATPRPPSISPDAVADALYGPVIISANPTGAGEQPRNSGPGTSTPQNLPEL, encoded by the coding sequence ATGAACATGCCTCTGTCGTCACTCCCCGGGTGGGCGTGGATCGTCATCGCGGCGATCGCGGTCCTCCAAGTCACCCTCGACGTCATCGCCCTGGTCGACCTGTACCGGCGGCCCGCAGATCGGGTTCTCACCGGCAACAAGTGGGTGTGGGTGGCCGTGATCCTGCTCGCCAACCTGCTCGGCGCCATCCTCTACCTGGTCGTGGCCCGGAAGCCGGCCGTGCTGGACGCGGTAGCGACGCCCCGCCCGCCCTCGATCAGCCCCGACGCGGTCGCCGACGCGCTCTACGGCCCCGTCATAATTTCTGCAAATCCCACCGGAGCCGGCGAACAGCCGCGCAATTCCGGGCCGGGGACGTCCACTCCCCAGAATTTGCCGGAGTTATGA
- a CDS encoding transcription initiation protein: MTKYLISFPSSAMVVADEEFPDVVADSHAVVAEAKAAGVWVFGGGIDEGVAPVLVAADGSAGARLYPGSALTGGFTVLELPTREDALEWARKIAVACRCAQELREFGYDPES; this comes from the coding sequence ATGACCAAGTACCTCATCTCGTTCCCGAGCAGCGCGATGGTGGTCGCCGACGAGGAGTTCCCGGACGTTGTCGCCGACTCCCATGCCGTGGTCGCGGAGGCGAAGGCGGCCGGCGTCTGGGTGTTCGGCGGGGGGATCGACGAGGGCGTCGCTCCGGTGCTGGTTGCCGCCGACGGGTCGGCGGGAGCTCGGCTCTATCCGGGCTCCGCGCTCACGGGCGGGTTCACCGTGCTGGAGCTGCCGACCCGGGAGGACGCGCTCGAGTGGGCGCGGAAGATCGCGGTGGCGTGCCGGTGCGCGCAGGAGCTCCGCGAGTTCGGTTACGACCCGGAGAGCTAG
- a CDS encoding dodecin, which translates to MTNHTYRVTEIVGTSPDGTDAAIRSGLERATRTLRNVDWFEVVGTRGHVEDGVIHHFQVTLKVGFRLDDADEVADS; encoded by the coding sequence ATGACGAATCACACGTACCGCGTCACGGAGATTGTCGGGACGTCGCCGGACGGAACGGATGCGGCCATCCGCAGCGGACTCGAGCGCGCGACCCGCACGCTGCGCAACGTGGACTGGTTCGAGGTGGTGGGCACCCGCGGGCACGTGGAGGACGGCGTGATCCACCACTTCCAGGTGACGCTGAAGGTCGGCTTCCGGCTGGACGACGCCGATGAGGTCGCCGATTCATGA
- a CDS encoding Ltp family lipoprotein, whose product MGIAAVVLGIFTLRKHQSKGMAIAGIVLGAIAALTSILMTISVAVAMSNPSAFKPNVVITQSASPKPAMTVTPTPVETATQKPIETVAPTPVKTTAPVQETKAPAAPAPAPVAPAAPALPAEYKSALAKAGSYSKTMQMSKAGIYDQLTSEYGEQFSPEAAQYAVDNVQADWNANALAKAKSYQTQRSMSPAAIHDQLTSEYGEKFTSAEADYAILHLND is encoded by the coding sequence ATGGGAATCGCCGCCGTCGTGCTGGGCATCTTCACACTGCGCAAGCACCAGTCCAAAGGAATGGCGATCGCCGGCATTGTGCTCGGGGCTATCGCGGCGCTGACGTCGATCCTCATGACTATCAGCGTCGCCGTGGCGATGAGCAACCCGTCGGCTTTCAAGCCGAATGTGGTGATCACGCAGTCGGCCAGCCCGAAGCCAGCCATGACCGTAACACCAACCCCAGTCGAGACGGCAACACAAAAGCCGATCGAGACCGTAGCGCCCACACCAGTGAAGACGACGGCACCGGTCCAGGAGACGAAGGCCCCAGCCGCTCCCGCCCCGGCCCCGGTCGCCCCTGCCGCTCCTGCTTTACCCGCCGAGTACAAGTCCGCGCTGGCCAAGGCCGGGAGCTACTCGAAGACGATGCAGATGAGCAAGGCGGGAATCTACGATCAACTCACATCAGAGTACGGCGAGCAATTCTCGCCGGAGGCTGCTCAGTACGCGGTGGACAACGTCCAGGCTGATTGGAACGCGAATGCTTTGGCCAAAGCGAAGTCGTACCAGACGCAAAGGTCGATGTCCCCCGCGGCGATTCACGACCAACTCACCAGCGAATACGGCGAAAAGTTCACTAGCGCGGAAGCTGACTACGCGATCCTGCATCTGAACGACTAA
- a CDS encoding type II toxin-antitoxin system RelE/ParE family toxin: protein MSFEVIFSPTARRDMQGIPPRIVPAIVEFVYGDLAESPRRVGRPLERELSGSYSARRGPYRVLYDILEDEGKVVILRVDHRADVYRAL from the coding sequence GTGAGCTTCGAGGTGATCTTCTCCCCAACAGCCAGGCGCGATATGCAGGGCATTCCGCCGCGAATCGTGCCGGCGATCGTCGAGTTCGTCTACGGCGATCTCGCTGAATCCCCGCGCCGCGTCGGAAGACCGCTCGAGCGAGAGCTCTCCGGTTCTTACAGCGCCCGCCGTGGTCCGTACCGAGTGCTGTACGACATCCTCGAGGATGAGGGCAAGGTCGTCATCCTCAGGGTGGACCACCGAGCGGACGTCTACCGCGCGCTTTAG
- a CDS encoding TetR-like C-terminal domain-containing protein, with the protein MPRVGLTRDRVAEEAAVMADEVGLNSLTLAALAARLGVRQPSLYKHIDSMAGLHRDIAVHAKRDMGEVLARASVGRSGADAISAMSHAYRQWALQHPARYEAANRMPAPGDLEDEAVSLAIIQLISDVLTAYHLEGDDAIDAIRAFRSTLHGFISFETGGSFAMSADINRSFDRLIHGFIVALTQWTDTSTPQPSR; encoded by the coding sequence GTGCCTAGGGTCGGGCTCACCCGCGACCGCGTGGCGGAGGAAGCGGCCGTGATGGCCGATGAAGTCGGCCTCAACTCGCTCACCCTCGCCGCACTGGCCGCGCGCCTCGGCGTTCGGCAACCGTCCCTCTATAAGCACATCGACTCGATGGCCGGCCTCCACCGCGACATCGCCGTACACGCCAAACGCGACATGGGCGAGGTGCTCGCGCGGGCCTCCGTCGGGCGCTCCGGTGCGGATGCCATTTCGGCCATGTCGCACGCCTACCGCCAGTGGGCGCTGCAGCACCCCGCGCGGTATGAGGCCGCCAACCGGATGCCCGCACCGGGCGACCTCGAGGACGAAGCCGTGTCGCTCGCGATCATTCAGCTGATCAGCGACGTGCTCACCGCGTATCACCTCGAGGGCGACGACGCCATCGACGCCATCCGCGCCTTCCGCTCCACCCTGCACGGGTTCATCTCCTTCGAAACCGGCGGGTCCTTCGCGATGAGCGCAGACATCAACCGGAGCTTCGACCGCCTGATCCACGGATTCATCGTCGCCCTGACCCAGTGGACTGACACCAGCACCCCGCAGCCCAGCCGATGA
- a CDS encoding alpha/beta hydrolase, whose product MTSSTDASAASTQYLARPEGRIAYDLQGAGPLLVLVPGMGELRSSYRFLAPALVSAGYSVVTTDLRGHGDSDTSFSSYGDIETAADIQALIARIGRPAVIVGNSLAAGAAVIVAAEHPAQVDGLVLVGPFVRNPPSNVFTRGLFRVMMAPLWVAPMWKSYMPTLYAGRKPDDFEEYRTAVIASLKRKPYGQAFSLTTQQTTHDPAEAKLSAVTAPTLVIMGDKDPDFKDPAAEARFVADALHGSVVMVADAGHYPQAQQPDITAAAILGFLKSLPSA is encoded by the coding sequence ATGACCTCCTCCACTGACGCTTCGGCCGCATCAACCCAGTACCTCGCCCGCCCCGAGGGGCGCATCGCCTATGACCTCCAGGGCGCCGGACCGCTTCTCGTACTCGTGCCGGGCATGGGCGAGTTGCGGTCCTCCTATCGCTTCCTGGCCCCGGCGCTCGTCTCTGCCGGATACTCGGTGGTCACCACCGACCTCCGCGGGCACGGCGACAGCGACACCTCGTTCTCCTCCTACGGCGACATCGAGACCGCAGCCGACATTCAGGCCCTGATCGCGCGGATCGGCCGGCCGGCGGTGATCGTCGGCAACTCCCTGGCCGCCGGAGCCGCCGTCATCGTCGCCGCGGAGCATCCCGCCCAGGTCGACGGTCTGGTTCTGGTTGGCCCGTTCGTGCGGAACCCGCCATCGAACGTGTTCACCCGCGGGCTGTTCCGCGTGATGATGGCCCCGCTCTGGGTCGCGCCGATGTGGAAGAGCTATATGCCCACCCTCTACGCCGGACGCAAGCCCGACGATTTCGAGGAGTACCGCACGGCGGTCATCGCCAGCCTGAAGCGCAAGCCGTACGGCCAGGCCTTCTCACTCACCACCCAGCAGACCACCCACGACCCCGCCGAGGCGAAGCTCAGCGCGGTCACCGCCCCCACCCTCGTCATCATGGGCGACAAAGACCCCGACTTCAAGGACCCGGCCGCCGAAGCGCGTTTCGTAGCGGATGCCCTCCACGGCTCGGTCGTGATGGTCGCCGATGCCGGCCACTACCCCCAGGCCCAGCAGCCGGACATCACCGCGGCCGCCATTCTCGGGTTCCTGAAGTCCCTGCCCAGCGCCTAG
- a CDS encoding ABC transporter permease encodes MRGFAAFARKEILEIVRTWRLWVLPGIVLFFALTGPVMARFTPEILRAVASDQLGQFTLPDPTYADAYTGWIKNLSQIVLFALIIVYGGIVSSERRSGTAVLVLTKPVSRGAFILAKAIVHSAFLAVLVVAGTLVTWGGTAIVFGEAPGGALLSASLAWLVFGILFVALMTLLSVVISPTAGAAGAGLGAYALVTIAALWTPLGTYSPAALTGVPTSLALGKSVETFWPVCTALLLAAALVALAVAAFRRQEL; translated from the coding sequence ATGAGGGGATTCGCGGCGTTCGCGCGCAAGGAGATCCTCGAGATCGTGCGGACCTGGCGACTCTGGGTGCTCCCGGGCATCGTGCTGTTCTTCGCGCTGACCGGGCCGGTGATGGCCCGGTTCACGCCGGAGATCCTGCGGGCGGTCGCGTCCGACCAGCTCGGGCAGTTCACGCTCCCGGACCCGACGTATGCCGACGCCTACACGGGGTGGATCAAGAACCTGTCCCAGATCGTGCTGTTCGCGCTGATCATCGTCTACGGCGGCATCGTGTCCTCCGAGCGGCGGAGCGGCACCGCGGTGCTCGTGCTCACCAAGCCGGTGTCGCGCGGCGCGTTCATCCTCGCCAAGGCGATCGTGCACTCGGCGTTCCTCGCCGTGCTTGTGGTCGCGGGCACGCTGGTGACCTGGGGCGGGACGGCGATCGTCTTCGGGGAGGCGCCCGGCGGGGCGCTCTTGTCGGCGTCACTCGCCTGGCTGGTGTTCGGTATCCTGTTCGTCGCCCTGATGACGCTGCTCTCCGTGGTGATCAGTCCCACGGCCGGAGCGGCCGGTGCCGGGCTGGGCGCGTATGCGCTCGTGACGATCGCCGCGCTGTGGACGCCGCTCGGCACCTATTCACCGGCGGCGCTGACCGGCGTGCCGACTTCGCTCGCGCTCGGGAAATCGGTGGAAACGTTCTGGCCGGTCTGCACGGCGCTGCTGCTGGCCGCGGCACTGGTCGCGCTTGCGGTCGCGGCCTTCCGGCGGCAGGAACTCTAG